From Labrus bergylta chromosome 22, fLabBer1.1, whole genome shotgun sequence, one genomic window encodes:
- the LOC136177511 gene encoding leucine-rich repeat LGI family member 2-like: protein MCGRALNFVLHQLVASESLSVDTFSYKNDVYVTIAAPSTDSCMVYQWDHIEMNFRTYDNITGQSIVGCKSVVILDQVFVIVAQLFGGSHIYKFDEDQSRFSKFQEIEVSKISKPNDIEAFQIGSDSFFVIADSSKAGLSTLYKWNDKGFYSYQSLHEWYRDTDAEFLDLDGKAHLVLASRSQVPVIYQWSRSNQKFVLQGEIPNMEDVVAVKHFRIKEELYLAMTRYIGDSKVLRWGAKQFAEIQALPSRGSMILQPFSFKERYYLALGSDYTFSQIYLWDDDEKLFDRFKEVYIQAPRSFTVVSTDRRDFIFTSSFKGNTQIFEHVIIDLSL from the exons ATGTGTGGAAGGGCCTTAA attttGTACTCCACCAGTTGGTCGCTTCAGAGTCCCTGTCTGTTGACACATTCAGCTACAAGAACGACGTCTACGTGACTATTGCTGCTCCCAGCACAGACAGCTGTATGGTTTACCAATGGGACCACATAGAAATGAACTTCAGGACTTATGATAACATTACAG GTCAGTCCATTGTAGGGTGCAAGTCAGTTGTCATCCTGGACCAAGTTTTTGTCATTGTGGCGCAGCTCTTTGGTGGTTCCCACATCTACAAGTTTGATGAGGACCAAAGCAGGTTCAGCAAGTTCCAGGAGATAGAGGTGTCCAAGATCTCCAAGCCCAATGACATCGAGGCATTCCAGATTGGTTCTGACTCCTTCTTTGTGATTGCTGACAGCTCCAAAGCAGGCCTGTCCACCCTTTACAAGTGGAACGATAAGGGCTTTTATTCATATCAGTCGCTGCATGAATGGTACCGTGACACCGATGCAGAATTCTTGGACTTGGATGGGAAGGCCCACCTTGTCTTGGCAAGCCGCTCACAAGTTCCCGTGATCTACCAGTGGAGCCGGAGCAACCAGAAGTTTGTCCTGCAGGGCGAGATCCCCAACATGGAGGACGTTGTAGCTGTAAAGCACTTCCGGATCAAGGAGGAACTTTACCTGGCCATGACACGTTATATTGGCGACTCCAAAGTTCTGCGTTGGGGCGCCAAACAGTTTGCGGAGATCCAGGCCTTGCCCTCAAGGGGGTCCATGATTCTTCAGCCGTTCTCTTTCAAAGAGCGCTACTACCTTGCCCTGGGAAGCGATTACACATTTTCACAGATCTACCTGTGGGACGACGACGAGAAACTCTTTGACCGCTTCAAGGAGGTTTACATCCAGGCACCGCGCTCCTTCACTGTGGTTTCCACTGACCGCAGGGACTTCATCTTCACCTCAAGCTTCaagggaaacacacagatctTTGAGCACGTCAtcatagacttgagcttgtga
- the LOC136177474 gene encoding coiled-coil domain-containing protein 149-B-like, translated as MQSSKRSEGDWQGLVSEFLVCKRKLESKKEALLILSKELDTCQQERDQYKLMANQLRERHQGLKKKYRELIDGDTSLPPEKCNQMEEMEHNMKALTDELQDVKAERNVFREKAYRLNMELNHILGNREARIIDVDALCMENRQVGQSRNHHMCRTSPKRFLTNSIVAF; from the exons TTTCTGGTGTGTAAGCGCAAGCTGGAGAGCAAGAAAGAGGCCCTCCTCATTCTGTCCAAGGAGTTGGACACCTGTCAACAAGAAAGAGACCAGTACAAGCTGATGGCTAACCAGCTGAGGGAGCGCCACCAAGGACTCAAGAAGAAGTACAGGGAACTTATA GATGGGGACACGTCTTTGCCTCCAGAAAAATGCAATCAA ATGGAGGAGATGGAGCACAACATGAAGGCTCTGACCGATGAGCTGCAGGACGTCAAAGCAGAGCGGAACGTTTTCAGGGAGAAGGCGTACAGACTCAACATGGAGCTCAACCACATCTTGGGCAACCGTGAGGCACGCATCATTGACGTCGACGCCCTCTGCATGGAGAACAGGCAAGTGGGACAAAGTCGCAATCATCATATGTGTAGAACTTCCCCTAAAAGGTTTTTAACCAATTCAATTGTGGCTTTCTAA